In one window of Macadamia integrifolia cultivar HAES 741 chromosome 2, SCU_Mint_v3, whole genome shotgun sequence DNA:
- the LOC122058037 gene encoding alpha carbonic anhydrase 8-like, whose protein sequence is MAKSSKHLLLVLLLVLLLVATELQPTEAKPGPRPKPKPGPKPKPGPKPKPKPKPNPAPAPKRTCKSLSTKFQGVCIEDSNCANVCRTEGFTGGNCHDIIPQCYCTKLCNY, encoded by the exons ATGGCGAAGAGCAGCAAGCATCTTCTTCTGGTCCTACTCCTTGTGTTGCTTCTTGTGGCTACAG AATTGCAGCCAACAGAGGCAAAGCCAGGGCCAAGGCCAAAGCCAAAGCCAGGCCCCAAGCCAAAGCCAGGGCCGAAGCCGaagccaaagccaaagccaaacCCAGCCCCGGCACCAAAAAGGACTTGCAAATCTTTGAGCACCAAATTCCAGGGCGTATGCATAGAAGACAGTAATTGTGCCAATGTTTGCCGAACGGAAGGATTTACAGGAGGGAATTGCCATGATATTATTCCACAATGCTATTGCACCAAACTCTGCAACTACTGA
- the LOC122093890 gene encoding uncharacterized protein LOC122093890, with protein sequence MEVPQEVDVFIKESIEYSLGLPVSEKTLELKLQASEEAMKRLQDQYFYLHSRLKLKDEILERARAEASMNAQALKKFVEENQKLAVECANLMSQCSRWEKECSLYDRDREALMEFGNEADERAKEAEIRVMELEEDQRKLAEEVDFYKQECKTRRDSESRVVEELELLRERLIELELASQFSSSKTESQMARSHIPASMPVDNGVSTISERHLLDSLVASLIGNDNIAANAHTFLEENSEVESCQRLLKIWECLRPSTKNVLSLAAEVSALKTDKEHLRINLNRAEEEVRVLFEENNILDEENKKLLRQCNRERNHHGSGGKHTNSASGKGNKRKSSPRMTNSFEGMLDFSGPDSPRPPLSALHNNSPDSRMHKK encoded by the exons ATGGAGGTTCCTCAAGAAGTCGATGTTTTCATCAAAGAATCCATAGAATACTCGCTTGGTCTTCCAGTGTCAGAGAAGACGTTGGAGTTGAAGCTTCAAGCGTCTGAAGAGGCGATGAAACGGCTCCAGGATCAGTACTTTTATCTGCATAGCCGATTAAAGTTGAAAGATGAAATACTTGAGCGTGCTAGG GCTGAAGCGAGTATGAACGCGCAAGCGTTGAAGAAGTTCGTAGAAGAGAATCAGAAGTTGGCAGTGGAGTGTGCTAACCTAATGAGTCAGTGTTCGAGGTGGGAGAAGGAGTGCTCCTTGTATGATCGTGATAGAGAAGCTTTGATGGAATTTGGGAACGAAGCGGATGAACGGGCCAAGGAGGCTGAGATTCGTGTCATGGAATTGGAGGAGGACCAGAGAAAACTTGCAGAGGAAGTGGATTTTTATAAACAAGAGTGCAAAACACGGAGG GATAGTGAATCAAGGGTAGTTGAAGAGTTGGAACTTCTGAGGGAGAGGCTAATTGAACTTGAGCTTGCCAG CCAATTCTCTTCATCAAAAACGGAGAGTCAAATGGCAAGGTCACATATACCAGCTTCAATGCCT GTTGATAATGGAGTCAGTACAATCTCGGAAAGACATTTGCTTGATTCTTTGGTAGCCTCTTTGATTGGCAATGATAATATTGCAGCTAATGCACATACTTTTCTagaagaaaatagtgaagttgaATCCTGCCAGAGATTGCTCAAGATTTGGGAATG CCTGAGACCATCAACTAAAAATGTTCTATCATTGGCTGCTGAGGTCAGTGCACTGAAGACAGACAAGGAACATCTCAGAATTAACCTAAACAGAGCTGAAGAAGAG GTGAGAGTTTTGTTTGAAGAAAATAACATCTTGGATGAGGAGAACAAGAAATTATTGAGGCAGTGCAACAGAGAAAGGAACCATCATGGATCTGGTGGAAAACATACAAACAGTGCTTCTGGCAAG GGGAACAAGCGAAAATCTAGCCCCAGGATGACTAATTCCTTTGAGGGGATGCTGGATTTTAGTGGTCCTGATTCACCAAGACCTCCTTTGTCAGCTCTGCACAATAATTCTCCTGATTCAAGAAtgcataagaaataa
- the LOC122090278 gene encoding ras-related protein RHN1-like: MATIGNNNLNAKLVLLGDMGAGKSSLVLRFVKGHFLEFQESTIGAAFFSQTLAVNDTTVKFEIWDTAGQERYHSLAPMYYRGAAAAIIVYDITSTESFARAKKWVQELQKQGNPNMVMALAGNKADLEDKRKVTAEEACVYAEENGLFFMETSAKTAINVNDIFYEIAKKLPLAQPAQNPAGMVLVDRPAERSHSAACCS; encoded by the exons ATGGCAACCATCGGGAATAACAATCTCAATGCGAAGCTT GTTCTTCTTGGAGATATGGGAGCTGGGAAGTCAAGCCTTGTCTTGCGCTTCGTCAAGGGCCATTTCCTCGAATTCCAG GAGTCGACAATCGGAGCTGCGTTCTTTTCGCAGACACTGGCGGTGAATGATACCACGGTGAAATTTGAGATTTGGGATACGGCCGGGCAGGAGAGGTACCATAGCTTAGCCCCCATGTATTACAGAGGTGCTGCAGCTGCCATAATCGTCTACGACATTACTAGCACG gagTCATTCGCAAGGGCCAAGAAGTGGGTTCAAGAACTTCAGAAACAAG GCAATCCTAACATGGTTATGGCACTTGCGGGTAATAAGGCTGACCTGGAAGATAAAAGGAAGGTGACAGCTGAG GAGGCTTGTGTGTATGCAGAGGAAAATGGTCTTTTCTTCATGGAGACATCTGCTAAAACTGCTATCAATGTCAATGACATATTCTATGAGAtag CTAAGAAATTGCCTCTAGCTCAGCCAGCCCAGAATCCAGCAGGGATGGTTCTTGTGGACAGACCAGCAGAAAGATCTCATTCTGCAGCATGCTGTTCCTAA